A window of the Drosophila simulans strain w501 chromosome 2L, Prin_Dsim_3.1, whole genome shotgun sequence genome harbors these coding sequences:
- the LOC6731403 gene encoding uncharacterized protein LOC6731403, protein MSEPLSGPWLRFVYNGLLLASAVCTGRKMQPEQHPFAMVACVVVGFSAVFGLLRVIFASGQPEECQQLRDITSGFLELAPLPLANMDFYMQSTGLSPIALGHAFFVLPLFCDLGCSLAKDRRDCAFSDSLRNLTILGNIVSLGFLAYVERNFLYLRMVLVMIVVKYGVVLVDSIKEDAGEDLQVCGTALFMHLLGKAVVSSTT, encoded by the coding sequence ATGAGCGAACCGCTCTCGGGTCCCTGGCTGCGTTTCGTTTACAATGGCCTGTTGTTGGCTTCGGCTGTCTGTACCGGCCGTAAAATGCAGCCGGAGCAGCACCCCTTCGCCATGGTAGCTTGTGTTGTGGTCGGATTCTCGGCGGTGTTTGGATTGCTCCGGGTAATCTTCGCCAGCGGACAGCCGGAGGAGTGCCAACAACTGAGGGATATAACCAGTGGATTCCTGGAACTGGCACCTTTGCCCCTGGCCAATATGGATTTCTATATGCAGTCCACCGGGTTGAGTCCCATTGCCTTGGGACATGCCTTCTTCGTGCTTCCCCTGTTTTGCGATTTGGGTTGCAGCCTGGCTAAAGATCGGAGAGATTGTGCCTTCAGCGACAGCTTGCGGAATCTCACGATTCTGGGCAATATTGTGTCCCTCGGCTTTCTGGCCTATGTGGAACGGAATTTTCTCTATCTGCGAATGGTGCTGGTCATGATTGTGGTCAAGTATGGTGTGGTTCTGGTGGACAGCATCAAGGAGGACGCTGGAGAGGATCTGCAGGTGTGCGGCACCGCGCTTTTTATGCACCTGCTCGGCAAGGCCGTGGTCTCCTCGACCACGTGA
- the LOC6731402 gene encoding uncharacterized protein LOC6731402 — MATSKLPKVLDSSEDSEAARRMFYVFREINGDGREDLKKSTFFDRHNYFKNFDPLVKEAAFKVIHSDDYESYQQKAMSLLSALNIKPTITTLNSMSKEPLMCFELNCEIDVVLVAQESKIYHDVIHYFTTMLA, encoded by the coding sequence ATGGCAACTTCCAAACTACCAAAAGTTCTCGACTCTTCGGAGGATTCGGAGGCGGCGCGCAGgatgttttatgttttccgAGAGATTAATGGTGATGGACGCGAGGATTTAAAGAAATCTACTTTTTTCGATCGCCACAACTACTTCAAGAATTTTGATCCACTCGTTAAGGAAGCTGCATTTAAGGTTATCCATTCTGACGATTACGAGAGCTACCAGCAAAAAGCTATGAGCCTGCTAAGCGCCTTGAATATAAAACCCACAATCACTACCTTGAATTCGATGTCCAAGGAACCCCTGATGTGCTTCGAGCTAAACTGCGAGATCGACGTCGTCCTTGTGGCCCAGGAATCCAAGATCTACCATGATGTAATCCACTACTTCACCACTATGTTGGCTTAA